ACTTCACAAGTTAATAAGGTCAGGTAATATATCTCAGTCGAGTGATACTAAACTAAGGCATTCTGGTTCAGATAGATGTAAACTAACATTACcagctttaaaaatgaaaataactgatTCTTAATACCGGAAAGCATGGGATTGATGATAATGCGTTGATTGGGTACTCTCGGTAAGTAAGCCATGTCGGGAGTAACTTCAGGCATGAACACATGGGGCCTGGGAAGCATATGAGGTGTTTCTCCTTCAGCACCACCTGCATCTTCATTCTTTGGATTTACTTCAACTAGTTTGGAGTTTGGAGTTTGGTTAGGTCTGGTGGTGGTTTGGAGCATGGCTTCTACTCTTGAGGTAGGGTTCAATTCTGGCATTGTTGATGTCATCTTGCGGGGAGTTGGTGTCGTCTTTGGTTTTCTCACTCTAGGCGttgtttttggctttttggtAGAAGTGGGTTTTTTGGGTGCTTTGGTTGGCTTTTGAGGTTTAGGAGTTGTCGCTTTAGAATTAGTAGCTCTGTCTTTTGGTTTAGCTGTTTCTTTAGGTTTGTTCATAATCTCAGTGGTAGtaattgtcttttttgttgtagTTACTTTGGGTGCAAGAGTAGTTGTTTTAAGAGTAGTAATTTTGAATGGTGTGGTATCTTGAGTTGTGGTAGATGTTACTTGTGTGGTTGTAGTTGTTATTTTGGATTCGGTAGTTTTTTCTGTTGTAGTTGCTGTCTCTTTTGTCATCTTAGGTGCAGCAGTTGTAGTTTCAGGTGTAGTACGTATGTCTCTTTCTGTTGTCTTGTCTTTAGCTATTGTAGTCATTTCAGGTTTAGTCACTGTAGGAGTCTTAGTTGTAGGTACACCAGGTTCCTTGGGACTGTTTTCAAGAGCCTTTGGTGTGGGTTCTGCAGAAAGCTCAGGAGTTGATTCATCAGGGCTTTTGTGGCTAGTGGGAGGCTCCTTGGTGGTAGTTGGAGTAGAGACCTCTGAATCGGTTGGAGGAGGTGTCACAGGAGTAGTTGGAGCAGGCTTCTTGGGGGTAGTGGGTGCAGGCTCCTTGGGGGTAGTTGAAATAGTCTCCTTAGGGGTAGTTGGAGCGGGCTTGTCAGAGGTGGTGGATGTGGGCTccttggtggtggtgggtgcaaGCTCCTTGGGGGCAGGCTTCTTGGGAACAGTGGGTGCAGGTTCCTTGAGGGTAGTTGGAGCAGTCTCCTTAGGGGTAGTTGGAGCAGTCCCCTTAGGGGTAGTTGGAGCAGTCCCCTTAGGGGTAGTTGGAGCAGACTCCTTAGGGGTAGTTGGAGCAGTCTCCTTAGGGGTAGTTGGAACAGGCTCCTTAGGGGTAGTTGGAGCAGGCTCCTTAGGGGTAGTTGGAGCAGGCTCCTTAGGGGTAGTTGGAGCAGTCTCCTTAGGGGTAGTTGGAGCAGTCTCCTTAGGGGTAGTTGGAGCAGTCTCCTTAGGGGTAGTTGGAGCAGGCTCCTTAGGGGTAGTTGGAGCAGTCTCCTTAGGGGTAGTTGGAACAGGCTCCTTAGGGGTGGTGGGAGCTGGTGCCTTGGGAGTGGTGGGAGCGGGTTCCTCAGGGGTGGTGGGAGCGGGTTCCTCAGGGGTGGTGGGAGCGGGTTCCTCAGGGGTGGTGGGAGCGGGCTCCTCAGGGGTGGTGGGAGCGGGCTCCTCGGAGGTGGTGGGTGCGGGCTCCTCGGGGGTGGTGGGTGCGAGCTTCTCGGGGGTGGTGGGTGTGAGCTTCTCGGGGGTGGTGGGTGCAGGCTCCTTGGGGGTAGTTGGGGCAGGCTCCTTGGGAGTAGTGAGTGCAGACTTGGTGGTGGCGGGTGCAGGCTCTTTGGGAGTGGTAGATGCAGGCTTCTTGGGAGTGGTGGGTGCAGGCTCCTTGGGGGTGGTGGGTGCAGGCTCCTTGGGGGTGGTGGGTGCAGGCTTCTTGGGGGTAGTTGGGGCAGGCTCTTTGGGAGTAGTGGGTGCAGGCttcttggtggtggtgggtgcaggCTCCTTGGGAGTGGTGGGTGCAGGCTccttggtggtggtgggtgcaggCTTCTTGGGGGTGGTGGGTGCAGGCTCCTTGGGGGTAGTTGGGGCAGGCTCCTTGGGAGTAGTGGGTGCAGacttggtggtggtgggtgcaggCTCTTTGGGAATGGTAGATGCAGGCTTCTTGGGAGTGGTGGGTGCAGGCTCCTTGGGGGTGGTGGGTGCAGGCTCCTTGGGGGTGGTGGGTGCAGGCTTCTTAGGGGTGGTGGGTGCAGTCTCCTTGGGGGTAGTTGGGGCAGGCTCCTTGGGAGTAGTGGGTGCAGacttggtggtggtgggtgcaggCTCTTTGGGAGTGGTAGATGCAGGCTTCTTGGGAGTGGTGGGTGCAGGCTCCTTGGGGGTGGTGGGTGCAGGCTCCTTGGGGGTGGTGGGTGCAGGCTCCTTGGTGGTGGTGGGTGAAGGCTCCTTGGGAGTGGTGGGCGTGGGCTCCTTGGGAGTGGTGAGAGCAGGGCCTTTGGTTGTAGTTTCAGCTTTGGGTGTAGGTTTAGCCGGCACTTTAGATGTAGGTGCTAAATCTTTAGCAGATGTTTTCTCTACACTTTGTGTCTCTTTAGCGGAAGTAGTCTTCTCTTTTCCATCAGTTGAAGTCTGTTTATTTGTAGTAGTTTCTTTAGTTTCAACTGTTGTCTCTTTATTCGCTGTCAAAGACGTCTCTTTAGATGTATCAGAATTGGGTGGAAGACTGGGTCTGGGATTTATTGGTTTTGCTGTTGTGATCTTGGGAGATGTGGTGACTTTATTGTGTTGGGTGGTAGACATGTCAGGAGTTGTGACCTTGAAGTCACCATTATCCAATccacttccagcttcatctacaaCTGGTGGTTTGGGGGTAGGTTTCTTTTTAGTTCTGTTCTTCTTGTTATCTTTTACtggagaaaaaatattcaacttgttattttagaatttttttttctttaatagtgaCATAAAGATCCCATCTTTATCATTGACTAGTTGTGTGGTTTCTAAGCAAAGTGCTAACCTCTACTATGTCCTTTAATTTGTTGTAAAATGGCAAATTCTCAACGTATCTTATTGGGCTGTTTTAGGGAATAAATGAGATGAGAGATGAAAAAGCACAAATTAAACTCTATACAATTAATTCATGGAAGTCAGTGGCAAGTTCGAAATTACCAACACGATAAATAACACTAATTCATCTGTTTATATTAATGTTCTTTGCCCCCCACTTTTTGTACTCTTATTCTTCAGTGCCCAatgtcccttccttcctcctggaaACCTAGTACTACCAATCTTGCTGCACCAATTATCTCAGAGGCCTCTACAGCTAACCTCTGAGCAATCTGCCCCAGTCACCCCCACAGTCCCTGCTGAGCCTTGTTCCCACACATAGGGCTATTAGCCACTCCTTTTCTTCTGCGCAGCTAAACTTGCAAGTCCCAGGGGACATAAGGAGGAGCTTAGGGTGCGATGGCAGCAAAAAGACAGTATTTATCAAGGCTTTCCCATAGCAGCTGCCCCACATGTGAACTACAAAGCCCAAGGGTGGCTTCGTGCACGATTTTCTGGGTGACTAAAAGATTAAATATCTGGCTATTTATTTAGAGAGAATGCTTCGGAGGAAATCACAACCACTTAGAGTTCTTTAAAACTCCCTTATCCAAAAATCCAGTATTTCCTGGagaaagagaatatatatttagaacCAGAACTTCAGGAAATAATAAACAGCAAAGGAAATCTCTTTTCAGTCAATAATAGCCCATTCTGTAGCACAGTCTCTACTAGAGAAAAAGCAGCcagatataatatataagttACTAGGAAAATAAAGAGGATTTGTAAAATATGGATAATATTTTTTCCATAGAGGTTTGTAAGAATTTAATGAGTTAATACTTGTAAAACACTTAGGACAATAGcatataaatgtttgttaaaataaacctggggaagggaaaatgaaaatgcaaggaAGATGAAGGAGAAGAAGCAAAATGATGTCAAGTAAACAAGAATGACAATAGAAAGCCATCAATAATCATCTCTGGTGCCATCTTGTGGTTCCACAGTCCTGCTACAGCATCTTCTTATCCTTTGCTTTTAGAGTGGCTTCTTAGCCGCTTGGCACTAATTTCCTGTAGGAAGTATTCATTTGGCATTTTCTaagataatatttataaagttataTTCCCCCCCCATATTGAAATGTCCTCGTTCTACCAGCACgcattacttttaaatataatcaTTGTTAATATGGCATTGATACAGTCTTTGATCTTTATCAATGCTCAAACCTTTGAGTTTCTTCTGTAATTCTCTATTAGCAGCTGAATTTTTGGAAGACTTGATTTTCCGAATTgttgaagaagaagaggaagaggaggaggaggaggaggaggactctTGATTTTCAGAAACAGAATGTTCTATAAATCAAATAGAAAGTTTGATCACACCAActgtgatttaaaacaaaaaagaaccacCAGTCTAAATACAGCAAGAAGTGCTATTTACTAGTCTACAAGTATCTGGATTTTGCTCTTATTAGTAATATGACCAACTGCCTTTTAATCTGTCAGTTAAAAGCAAGGCACCTGGGCTTATCACAGATACTAGCAGTATTACTAGTATCTCTCAACTTTCCCATATCCTCCAAAACACAGAATCAAATTATTCTGCAAAGAAAATCATggggtggtttttgttttttatagtaaGATTTGTCCCTTCTGATTTGTTTTAACCCAGACTCATGCTGGGTTTGGTAAACACAGAAAGAGCTGAGAGTTTATACTTTGTCTTAAACTTTACTTAAAAGCAAAGTCTAAAACCTTTGAGTGTAATGAGCCTCATGATTCCTAAGATTACCCTGTTCTCTGAGAATGGGCTTATATAAGCAGTCACCTACAAGTTACTTCATCTAAGAAAGCTCCTTTGATTATATCTGTCATCTTCCTACCTTCTGTTATTTCCTCTGATTCTACAACTTTCTTAGTCTTCTTCTTGTTTGGTGGTTTGGGTGAACGTTTGGTTGTTGATTTGATGGTTTGAGATGCTCCTGAAGGTGGAGGTGCTTTCTTTGAAGATGGTGGTGATGTGGGATTATGCACTGAGGCCAAGCAAGACAAGTCAGTTAACATCTTGTTTATGTTTATCAGCAGCTCTAACTGTGAAAAGCACGGATACATCTAGCTTCAAGAGTAGATGCTGGTGACAGCCAGTGCAGGCAGGCTCCAGCCCAAAACGAATGACTCCATTTAACTCTAAGGATGCATTGCTATAAAATACTGGTTCTCAAATTGTTGTAAGTTATGACAGGGAGCAAAGTCTCAGGAATCAGAAGACCTGAATTACAGTCCTAGGCCTGCGAGCCTCTACCattgtgaccttaggcaaataatTCTCTTGAACTTCATCTTCTTGTCTACAAACTAAGATGTTTATTCAAGATGATTTCTGAAGGTCTTtgccttcagaattttttttgttttagtattcatttttttctgttttaatattcatttaaattaaattttgccAATttgccttttgttctttttttaattacaaaagttCTACATGAAAATTCTTGTGAAAAGTTCACACCTTCACATTATGCTTTTCCTCAAAATGTCCTGCCCTTCCCAAAGATACAACTGTTAATGGTTTGGTGTGtatctttttaaccttttagtCCCCTTCCCTCTTCCGCTTCTCAGTCTAGAAGAGAAAACatggaacttcttttttttttttttttttttaaatcattaggAACAAGAAGAGGGACTAATGAAGGATAAGAAAACAGCACTGGGGACTCTCTGGGTACAGAAGGGTTgtgataaatcatgctgctcccCGCAACATCGCCCCAGAACCCTACTGCTATAGTCTCCGTGAACTGGCCACTGTCCCTCTTGTTTCTCCTCCTACCCAGCAAAAACATCAAGTATCTCAATTTGAGAAACAGATCTGCTATGTACTAGCTAATGCTCTTGGCCAAAACGGTTAACCTCTTGgactctgttttctctttcacatTTGGAGGCACTTGGATGGCTGGGATTCCTTCAATTCTTGAAATGTTATGATTTTTAGATATATAGACACCTGTAAGTAGTATCTATACTGAAACAACTAGGTGGTGAATCTCAAGATAGTTTGGTtattatacttaaaaaataaagtattgagGTTCTGggtggttttattattttaagttggGACCCTGACTATCTTAtgaattctgtaaagaaagttgGCCAGCATtgccttcatcatttttttttcagagttctaCCTAAACTTTAGGTAATCTGACCAAACATTTCATAACATAAAGTATTATCTTTATCAAAATGTTCTCTCAATGTCTCATCACTTTCTAACCATCTTCACTCCCTACACATCCTCTGCCCAAAACAAATTCTTAGCTTTCTTGTCTCACAGCCAAAACAATTAGGGTAATGAGTAAATATGTGTCACTCATCATGGGGCCTGCTAAAAGCTGCAGGAAGGGTGAGCTCTGAGGTTTTTATTACAAGGGTGTTGTCTTCATTATTTTTGGAATGTTTTCGAATGAAAACTTTGAACGGTTAAGAAACATCTCTCAATTCTGCTGATTAGCAGTTTTCCACTCTTCACTGTTCTAAAGAAGCAGGAAGCGCAGGcttgtttaaataaaatgataagatTGATTATGCAAGCAAAGCTTATTTTCACTTTTACCTCCACAAATATTCTTGTTTTAACAAAGTAGAATTTAAGAACAACAATTTGGTAAAGGAAGGTAATCCAGTattcaagtatatttttaaaatctttttctgtaaaatctggAGCCTTTTGTTATACTCTAGAGTAGTCCTTCAAGACCTATAAATAGAGAAGATGATTTTAAGATGGGAATATTCCTTGTTATTGACTTTACCATGCACATGTATTGGAATAGAGACTGCTGAGGACACTGCAGAAATGGGAAGGAACATGACGGTTAACAACGTATTAGGTAGATTTGCCTGTAAATTTAATGGCTTAAACTGATTCATAAATTTACTTGTTTAGGGAAGCTGAAAGTGTTGCTTGTGTCCTTAAATATATACTCAAACACTGAGGCCAAAAGCACAGATAACTCAGAGGATAGTTGACTTCATGAAGTCATCAAGGGTGAGATAAGAAATCATTAAGTGAGTTGATTACTGTTGATTTAACCTGAAATTGAACcatatctgaagaaaaaaaaaagacatgtacaTTTAGCCTCATCCTCTATGTTCCCCCTCTGGCAACATCTTGTACTCTTGGAGCCTGGCTGAGCCTGGGGGTTCTGCTGTTGGAAGgcacttttcttctttaattcatctccacaaaacaaaattattatcaAATAGCTTATATGTTAGTAAAATCAGGGCCTAAGATGGACTGCGTGTTAGACATTATCAGTGATGCTAAGGTAGGTGCACAGATCTGGCTGTAGTGAGAAGCATTGGTTGGTACTGTGATGCTTACCTTCTGCACAGAAACTCTCATAATCAGGACAGCACTTGTCATACTTCTTACATTGGGCATCGCAGTcacactccctccctctctcgAAGGACTCAAAGCAGCGGCCTTTACAGGAAAGCTCTACCCAGAGCAAAACAAGAAGTTACAGATTATTCATTGTGAAGCCAGGCCCATGTATTTGACAGCCATTTCCCACCTTAGACTTGACTAGGTTTCCAAAAGTTCATTTCTAAgtcttttatttgaaatttggAGTACATCATCCAGGAAAAATTAGATGGTATCCCAGATGGAGACAAccaaagtcaaaaaagaaatatggtgACTGAGGGCAACTCTTCTTGCCCTTCAAGACTCCAAGAGACATCCCGATGCTGCCCAAGTTATTTACATGTACGGACAATGACAAATTGGGAAATGTCTAGTGAGATAGCCTTCATATGAAGTCTCTTCATCCTTCTCTTCTTCACACACTGCTCTGTAATAGATTCACAGTAATTGAATGTACAGATCTCAGCAATATattccatataaatatatatgtatatatattccacataaatGGGCCACTTTTGAGGCTTAAAAATCATTTGTAATGCAGAGGCCCTTATTATGACAAACTGGGAAAGGTGTATAGTTGAAAGCTTTCAGCCTAATCTTACAGTGTGGACTATGTTAGGGAGGactactcatttaaaaaatgaaaatttaaaaagccttgTTTAGAGTTAACAGGGACTTACCAAGGCCTATTTGAAAGAATTACCTATCCAATACTTAAATTGTACAATATATTCCTCAACTTCACATTCAAATTCTAAAGCAAATTTACCTTTCAAATAACTTTAATtacaattttcttaaattgaatAGGAAATGTTTCTGTGTTAATAACAAAATGGCCCAAAATATATTCAAGTGAAACACCactcataatttaaaattcagaCCTTCAAGTTTTAACTGAAATTCATCATTAAACACTAGCACTTTATCTTTAAAGTGTCTTTTCCAGGTAATTTACAAATGTGTTAACATCAAAAAGTCCAATGGTAGACAAGattattccatgctcatgtattCTTTTGATGAAACTATTGAAAGGCCTCATTACTAGTTGAGGACATCTCTGATTGTAAATAATTACTCCTTACTATTTACTTAATGACTGCTGACTCACAGTATgttctctatttaaaataagacattttacTTGGAACTAGTCAATAACTTTGTGCAAGTGACAGATTTCCAGGCTCCCCTTACCCTCCCCAATAATCATAAGCTTTGACACCATTCTTAGGTACAACACGCTGCAACATTTATGCAAGTGAAGGAAAGTCACTTAAGCAAAGGAAGTGATACAGTGGAAAAACAGCACTGCAAGCGGGTGCAAGGGGAGGCTCAGTCTCACAGCACTGCAAGAGGGTGCAAGGGGGGACTCACAGACTCGCAGTGTTGCTTGACAGAGGAGACACCCGCTCTCAAGACTTACCCACAGTGCAGACTCTCTTGAAATCAGGGCAGCACTCCATGTAGTGTTGACAGTTATAATCACAGTTGCAGGTGGCATCTCTAGAATACCCTTCCCCACATCTCCCTGCACAGCttgataaatctaaaattatacaATACTGGCGTAAATATGGCCAAACCACTTTATAGAAAGGGAGCAATCTAACGAGGGGGACAAAGCCACTTGGTGAGAGAGAATTTTATTGATAAAGAAGGTGTTGGAAGGATGTTAGCAATAGGCCCAGCTGATATTTGGCTGATGTCTTAGGTGATCTCAATTATGTCACTTTATTCTTCACTAGACTGAGATGATAAACACATTTTTGAAAACCAGGCAAAGTAATGGCTTTGCCTAAAGAGGGTGATACTCCTAAGGAAGAGGTGGCAGCTACAGCTACTACCGATGCTGTGGTTTTGATGATTAGCAGTTGCCATTTATTGAGCTTCTCTATGCCAGGTACTGAGTCATACATTATCTCTAATGCTTATGAAAATGTTTCCAGGATTTAGTAGCCcttttttagagataagaaagCTGAAACACAGAAATTTTGACAACTTGCTCATTATCACATGGCTAGTTAATAGTTCCAGTATATTTGCATCGTAGGTTAATTAATACCTCCCAATTATTTGTAGTGAACTCTTTTACTCTTATAATTGTCCTAATTTAGATA
This portion of the Pongo abelii isolate AG06213 chromosome 1, NHGRI_mPonAbe1-v2.0_pri, whole genome shotgun sequence genome encodes:
- the PRG4 gene encoding proteoglycan 4, giving the protein MPPATVIITVNTTWSAALISRESALWLLWVELSCKGRCFESFERGRECDCDAQCKKYDKCCPDYESFCAEVHNPTSPPSSKKAPPPSGASQTIKSTTKRSPKPPNKKKTKKVVESEEITEVKDNKKNRTKKKPTPKPPVVDEAGSGLDNGDFKVTTPDMSTTQHNKVTTSPKITTAKPINPRPSLPPNSDTSKETSLTANKETTVETKETTTNKQTSTDGKEKTTSAKETQSVEKTSAKDLAPTSKVPAKPTPKAETTTKGPALTTPKEPTPTTPKEPSPTTTKEPAPTTPKEPAPTTPKEPAPTTPKKPASTTPKEPAPTTTKSAPTTPKEPAPTTPKETAPTTPKKPAPTTPKEPAPTTPKEPAPTTPKKPASTIPKEPAPTTTKSAPTTPKEPAPTTPKEPAPTTPKKPAPTTTKEPAPTTPKEPAPTTTKKPAPTTPKEPAPTTPKKPAPTTPKEPAPTTPKEPAPTTPKKPASTTPKEPAPATTKSALTTPKEPAPTTPKEPAPTTPEKLTPTTPEKLAPTTPEEPAPTTSEEPAPTTPEEPAPTTPEEPAPTTPEEPAPTTPEEPAPTTPKAPAPTTPKEPVPTTPKETAPTTPKEPAPTTPKETAPTTPKETAPTTPKETAPTTPKEPAPTTPKEPAPTTPKEPVPTTPKETAPTTPKESAPTTPKGTAPTTPKGTAPTTPKETAPTTLKEPAPTVPKKPAPKELAPTTTKEPTSTTSDKPAPTTPKETISTTPKEPAPTTPKKPAPTTPVTPPPTDSEVSTPTTTKEPPTSHKSPDESTPELSAEPTPKALENSPKEPGVPTTKTPTVTKPEMTTIAKDKTTERDIRTTPETTTAAPKMTKETATTTEKTTESKITTTTTQVTSTTTQDTTPFKITTLKTTTLAPKVTTTKKTITTTEIMNKPKETAKPKDRATNSKATTPKPQKPTKAPKKPTSTKKPKTTPRVRKPKTTPTPRKMTSTMPELNPTSRVEAMLQTTTRPNQTPNSKLVEVNPKNEDAGGAEGETPHMLPRPHVFMPEVTPDMAYLPRVPNQRIIINPMLSDETNICNGKPVDGLTTLRNGTLVAFRGHYFWMLSPFSPPSPARRITEVWGIPSPIDTVFTRCNCEGKTFFFKDSQYWRFTNDIKDAGYPKPIFKGFGGLTGQIVAALSTAKYKNWPESVYFFKRGGSIQQYIYKQEPVQKCPGRRPAQNYPVYGETTQVRRRRFERAIGPSQTHTIRIHYSPTRLAYQDKGVLHNEVKVSILWRGLPNVVTSAISLPNIRKPDGYDYYAFSKDQYYNIDVPSRTARAITTRSGQTLSKVWYNCP